The proteins below are encoded in one region of Syntrophotalea carbinolica DSM 2380:
- a CDS encoding RrF2 family transcriptional regulator — protein MIITRATEYAIRAVLFMATQPRGETVLKKDICREQEITPAFLTKILQPLIKQGIVGSHRGIGGGFYLAKDPADITLLDVIKAEEGPIYLNLCLAEETNCNREPTCPVNRVWREARTQLLAVLDRYSFADLCRMGAEAQNAIICGATEQKDSSSR, from the coding sequence GTGATCATAACCAGAGCAACCGAATACGCCATACGCGCCGTATTATTCATGGCCACCCAGCCACGCGGCGAAACCGTTTTAAAGAAAGACATCTGCCGGGAGCAGGAAATCACGCCCGCCTTTCTTACCAAGATCCTCCAACCCCTCATCAAGCAGGGTATCGTTGGATCCCATCGTGGTATCGGCGGGGGATTTTATCTGGCCAAGGATCCTGCCGACATAACCCTGCTCGATGTCATTAAAGCCGAGGAAGGCCCCATATATCTCAACCTCTGCCTGGCAGAAGAAACCAATTGCAACCGGGAACCTACGTGTCCGGTCAACCGGGTCTGGCGCGAAGCACGCACGCAGTTGCTGGCGGTTCTGGATCGCTACAGCTTTGCAGACCTCTGCCGCATGGGTGCGGAAGCACAAAATGCCATTATCTGCGGTGCCACTGAACAGAAAGATTCTTCGTCCCGGTAG
- a CDS encoding DsrE family protein, whose translation MSKVALVGFNGETMCFVHVLLNALDMREKGLEVRVIIEGSSVRQIAELAEPAHPFAGLYAKVRDAGLIWAVCRACAVKMESLAAAEQQGLPIKGEMSGHVALADCLLDGYRIITF comes from the coding sequence ATGTCCAAAGTTGCGTTGGTCGGTTTCAATGGTGAAACGATGTGTTTTGTACATGTTCTGCTCAATGCCCTCGATATGCGGGAAAAAGGGCTTGAGGTGCGGGTTATTATAGAAGGAAGTTCCGTTCGACAGATCGCCGAACTGGCCGAGCCCGCCCATCCCTTTGCCGGGCTTTATGCGAAGGTCCGCGATGCAGGGTTGATCTGGGCGGTTTGCCGTGCCTGTGCGGTGAAGATGGAGAGTCTTGCGGCAGCCGAACAACAGGGATTACCGATAAAGGGGGAGATGTCCGGTCACGTGGCACTGGCCGATTGCTTGCTGGACGGTTATCGCATCATTACTTTTTGA
- a CDS encoding haloacid dehalogenase-like hydrolase: MKYRCFCGLLIAGLLLFLPLSGQARQVVCDDSLSLWQDRPAKKAVLDFVQRVTDPNDAAYVPPQDRIVTIDMDGTLVCERPTSVGMLFAENLLREWASAPQLQGREPFEAARRDGLRQMRKKHFELFFGLSGAGFEEGVLQSKMQTMVRGERHPRYKRPYRELFYDPMLQLVHYLIQNDFVVYVVSGSDQTLVRVLCAERPELAGLPPARFIGTLVALDVDFADGKPVYYRLARELEPVNLRKGKALNILYRIGQYPILAIGNSKGDCGMLAVTHAAKYPETLRLLLNHDDAGREFAYPGPTGSDAALCREQAGADILSISMRDDFEKIFAFDSGL, translated from the coding sequence GTGAAATATAGATGTTTTTGCGGGTTGTTGATAGCAGGTCTGCTCTTATTCTTACCCTTATCCGGGCAGGCCAGACAGGTTGTATGTGATGATTCCCTGTCTCTGTGGCAGGATCGGCCGGCTAAAAAAGCTGTTCTGGATTTTGTCCAGCGGGTGACCGATCCAAACGATGCCGCTTATGTCCCTCCGCAGGACCGCATCGTTACTATTGACATGGACGGAACCCTGGTATGCGAACGGCCCACTTCCGTGGGGATGCTGTTTGCCGAAAACCTGCTGAGGGAATGGGCTTCCGCTCCGCAGTTGCAGGGGCGGGAGCCTTTTGAGGCGGCGCGCCGTGATGGCCTGCGGCAAATGCGAAAAAAACATTTTGAACTCTTTTTCGGTCTTTCAGGTGCCGGTTTTGAAGAAGGAGTCCTGCAGAGCAAAATGCAAACCATGGTTCGCGGGGAGCGTCATCCACGATACAAGCGCCCCTATCGCGAACTTTTTTATGATCCGATGCTGCAATTGGTCCATTATTTGATTCAAAACGATTTTGTCGTTTATGTCGTTTCGGGATCGGATCAGACTCTGGTTCGTGTTCTTTGTGCCGAACGGCCGGAACTGGCCGGGCTGCCGCCGGCCCGGTTTATCGGTACTCTGGTCGCTCTGGATGTGGATTTTGCGGATGGTAAGCCGGTTTACTATCGTCTGGCACGGGAGCTGGAGCCGGTCAATCTGCGAAAGGGCAAAGCTCTGAATATCCTTTACAGGATCGGTCAGTATCCGATTCTTGCCATCGGTAACAGCAAAGGCGACTGCGGAATGCTTGCCGTTACTCATGCCGCGAAATACCCAGAAACCCTCCGCTTGCTTCTGAACCACGATGATGCCGGTCGGGAATTTGCCTATCCGGGGCCGACAGGCTCTGATGCCGCTCTTTGCCGGGAGCAAGCCGGTGCCGATATTCTTTCCATCAGTATGCGTGACGACTTCGAAAAGATATTTGCTTTTGACTCCGGGTTGTAA
- a CDS encoding thioredoxin fold domain-containing protein, protein MLTKSVGPDPMNTIYSEKSATFLERGLIMPTRSGCLLKNLLLRLRTDRTGRWLCLLPVCIALAVYLALVCPSCLYASGQLNGLDYETALQKGKDAQRPLLVFFTTPWCYQCTEMKRKVFQNKDIISILNERFFLVEVDISKNTKLKEDFRIYYTPTTVFLDIHGKPIMEEKGYIPTKRFRKLLRYVSNGYYKTIAFSDFEKK, encoded by the coding sequence ATGCTTACGAAAAGTGTCGGCCCTGATCCCATGAACACCATCTATTCCGAAAAAAGCGCGACTTTTTTGGAGAGAGGCCTGATAATGCCGACTCGGTCGGGGTGCCTCCTTAAAAACCTTCTTCTTCGTTTACGCACCGACCGGACGGGAAGATGGCTTTGTTTACTCCCGGTCTGCATCGCTTTAGCGGTCTATTTGGCGCTGGTATGTCCGTCATGTCTATACGCTTCCGGCCAATTGAATGGTCTGGATTATGAAACCGCGCTACAAAAAGGCAAAGATGCCCAACGGCCCCTGCTCGTCTTTTTTACCACCCCCTGGTGCTACCAATGCACAGAGATGAAACGCAAGGTTTTTCAGAACAAGGATATTATCTCTATCCTGAACGAGCGGTTTTTCCTGGTGGAAGTCGATATCAGTAAAAATACAAAGCTAAAAGAAGACTTTCGGATCTACTACACGCCCACCACCGTGTTTCTGGATATTCACGGCAAACCGATAATGGAGGAAAAAGGATATATACCCACGAAACGATTTCGGAAACTTTTACGGTATGTAAGCAACGGGTATTACAAAACGATCGCTTTTTCCGATTTTGAAAAAAAATAG
- a CDS encoding thioredoxin family protein — protein MKGIKLILVALTAFVTLATFTAPVTAAEHGVHWLTYEQGLKKQKELQKPMLLLFHLPYCYRCKEMERKVYQDPEVISFVNQHFIPVEVDLDKEKPTAKLFEVDYTPTHIFIAPDGSAVLREKDVIAKSQFERMLEFVAEQKYKTMNFDAYEKCRP, from the coding sequence ATGAAAGGTATCAAGCTCATACTTGTCGCCCTGACAGCTTTTGTTACGCTGGCAACCTTTACGGCTCCGGTCACGGCCGCCGAACATGGCGTGCATTGGCTGACCTATGAACAGGGGTTGAAAAAACAGAAGGAGCTTCAAAAGCCCATGCTGCTGCTTTTCCATCTGCCGTATTGCTACCGGTGCAAGGAAATGGAGCGCAAGGTTTACCAGGACCCAGAAGTCATAAGTTTCGTCAATCAACATTTTATTCCCGTCGAAGTCGATTTGGACAAAGAGAAGCCAACAGCCAAGCTGTTCGAGGTCGATTACACGCCCACCCATATCTTTATCGCTCCCGACGGATCTGCGGTGTTGCGGGAAAAAGATGTGATAGCGAAATCACAATTTGAACGCATGCTGGAATTTGTGGCGGAGCAAAAATATAAGACCATGAATTTCGATGCTTACGAAAAGTGTCGGCCCTGA
- a CDS encoding OmpP1/FadL family transporter, with amino-acid sequence MKKRVLPGLIAVTLMLFTPLTGWATNGMNMIGTGAVSAGMGGADVAVPAGCTAIAGNPAQLATTCNRVISVGGALMFPDMEDAPAGGSNVDNEFQVFPVPFIGYAQRLGTSRWSAGVGIFAQGGMGVDFKDVEVNTAYYPGMKDDLMSEVGFVRFSPTVAYNVSDRLTMGASLFAGYATIKYDFFPNTIGHKVKDLSSFTFSGRFGLSYQINDQWSVGATYTSESSIDFDDGELTQNFGPMGKVKYDDVKMDGFTWPRQVEIGAAYRATPKLLLALDLSWINWSSAIKTVTVTASDPNGPVPPGYEKLKVPFEMDWDDQFVVAIGAEYELTESFTVRAGYNYGNTPVTNVNLSPIFPALVEHHATVGCTYTWKQWDFDFAYEHAFTNTETNDGDANPMTNPFYGSEVSHTMDTFSFMVSYRF; translated from the coding sequence ATGAAAAAGAGGGTTCTTCCGGGTTTGATCGCCGTGACGTTGATGCTCTTTACGCCGCTGACCGGCTGGGCAACCAACGGCATGAACATGATCGGAACGGGCGCGGTTTCCGCCGGCATGGGCGGGGCGGATGTGGCGGTTCCTGCGGGTTGCACAGCCATAGCGGGTAATCCGGCACAGCTGGCGACAACATGTAATCGCGTCATTTCCGTAGGCGGCGCGTTGATGTTTCCCGACATGGAAGACGCACCTGCCGGCGGAAGCAACGTAGACAACGAATTTCAGGTCTTTCCGGTGCCATTCATCGGTTACGCCCAACGCCTCGGGACCAGCCGCTGGTCCGCAGGGGTCGGCATCTTCGCGCAGGGCGGCATGGGTGTCGATTTCAAAGACGTTGAAGTCAATACGGCCTACTACCCGGGCATGAAGGACGATCTCATGTCCGAGGTCGGATTCGTCAGATTTTCACCCACCGTGGCGTATAACGTCAGCGACAGATTGACCATGGGGGCAAGCTTGTTTGCAGGCTATGCCACCATCAAATACGACTTTTTTCCCAACACCATCGGGCACAAGGTGAAAGACCTGAGCAGCTTCACCTTCTCCGGTCGCTTCGGCCTCAGCTACCAGATCAACGACCAATGGTCGGTGGGCGCTACGTACACATCCGAAAGCTCCATCGATTTTGACGACGGCGAACTCACACAGAATTTCGGCCCCATGGGCAAGGTAAAATACGATGACGTCAAAATGGACGGTTTCACCTGGCCGCGACAGGTCGAAATCGGCGCAGCCTACCGGGCCACTCCCAAACTGCTGCTGGCTCTGGATCTGAGCTGGATCAACTGGAGCTCCGCCATCAAAACCGTTACGGTTACGGCCAGCGACCCAAACGGCCCCGTGCCGCCGGGCTATGAAAAGTTAAAGGTTCCCTTTGAGATGGACTGGGACGACCAATTCGTGGTGGCCATCGGAGCGGAGTACGAATTGACCGAATCCTTCACCGTCCGCGCCGGTTACAACTACGGCAACACTCCGGTCACCAATGTCAATCTGAGCCCGATCTTCCCGGCCCTTGTCGAACACCACGCCACTGTGGGATGTACCTACACCTGGAAGCAGTGGGACTTCGATTTCGCTTATGAGCACGCCTTTACCAACACCGAAACCAACGACGGGGACGCCAACCCGATGACGAATCCGTTCTACGGTTCCGAAGTGTCCCATACCATGGATACCTTCAGTTTTATGGTAAGCTACCGTTTCTAA
- a CDS encoding FAD-dependent oxidoreductase produces MAKYLIVGGVAAGMSAAARLRRLDETAQITVFERGEYVSYANCGLPYYIGDEIKERERLVVQTPEALRELMDIEVRTSNEVLAIDPAAQSLKAKDLKTGREYEETYDKLLLAPGGSPVKPPIPGSDHPAIHTLWTIPDTDTIRAMVDGGKVKKALVVGAGFIGLEMAENLKYRDIDVTVVEMAKQAMNVVDFEMASMVHREVAMHGVDLQLEDGVSEFTPGANGGVVAKLSSGKTIEADLVLLSIGVKPNTAFLADSGIELGKRGHILVDDSLKTNQKDIFAAGDVIEVLHPLTRKQTAIPLAGPANKQGRIAADNMHGAKPRTYNGTMGTAIAKIFDLTIGMTGASEKLCLSHDIPFDSVIIHPNDYAGYYPGAMKMCLKLLYSPETRKVLGAQGTGYSGVDKRIDVIATAIKADMTVDDLTEIEHAYAPPYSSAKDPVNMAGFVAQNVLEGLIKTVKWTDIETNPAEYFLLDVRTPAECASGVMPGSVNIPQAELRNRLDEVPRDKKVVLYCRVGLIAYQAARVLAGKGFDNVYNLSGGYETWNVSVTRHKAVKTTPTQQTEHKVIPMTQPSNATPSKIVEVNACGLQCPGPVMRLKKEMDVLQPGEALSITASDPGFMNDAPAWARSTGNVVRDISVQKGIVKAVIEKAGQAPEAVPVAAGNDKTIIVFSGNLDKVIASFIIANGALAMGRKVTLFFTFWGLNALRKPSKVKGLRKNIIEKAFGWMMPRGSVKLPLSNMNMGGMGSKMIRGIMKHHNVPALEEMIEMAIQGGVNIVACQMSMDLMGIRKEELIDGVQSGGVAAYLEASESSDNNLFI; encoded by the coding sequence ATGGCAAAATATCTGATAGTGGGTGGCGTTGCCGCAGGCATGTCCGCGGCGGCCCGCCTCAGACGTCTGGACGAAACGGCCCAAATCACCGTATTTGAAAGAGGGGAGTATGTTTCTTACGCGAACTGCGGCCTGCCCTATTACATCGGCGATGAGATAAAGGAACGGGAACGGCTCGTTGTCCAAACCCCTGAAGCGCTCAGGGAGCTGATGGACATCGAAGTACGCACCAGCAACGAGGTGCTGGCCATTGACCCCGCGGCCCAAAGCCTCAAGGCCAAGGATCTCAAGACCGGCCGTGAATACGAGGAGACCTACGACAAGCTGCTGCTCGCACCCGGCGGCTCGCCGGTGAAACCGCCCATTCCCGGCAGCGACCATCCGGCCATTCATACCCTCTGGACCATCCCCGATACCGACACCATCCGCGCCATGGTCGACGGGGGCAAGGTCAAAAAAGCCCTGGTCGTGGGTGCCGGCTTCATCGGCCTGGAGATGGCGGAAAACCTCAAGTACCGCGATATCGACGTGACGGTTGTGGAAATGGCCAAACAGGCCATGAACGTCGTCGATTTCGAGATGGCCTCCATGGTGCACCGCGAAGTGGCCATGCACGGCGTCGACCTGCAACTGGAGGATGGCGTCAGCGAATTCACCCCCGGAGCCAACGGCGGCGTGGTGGCCAAGCTTTCCAGCGGCAAAACCATCGAAGCGGATCTCGTTCTGCTTTCCATCGGGGTCAAACCGAACACCGCGTTTTTGGCGGATTCCGGCATTGAGCTGGGCAAGCGCGGCCACATTCTGGTGGATGACAGCCTCAAAACCAACCAGAAAGATATTTTCGCCGCGGGCGACGTCATCGAAGTGCTGCACCCCTTAACCCGGAAGCAGACGGCCATCCCGCTGGCCGGTCCGGCCAACAAGCAGGGCCGCATTGCCGCCGACAACATGCACGGCGCAAAGCCCCGCACCTATAACGGCACCATGGGGACCGCCATCGCCAAGATTTTCGATCTCACCATCGGCATGACCGGCGCCTCGGAAAAGCTCTGCCTGTCCCACGACATTCCCTTCGATTCGGTGATCATCCATCCCAACGACTACGCCGGTTACTATCCCGGCGCCATGAAGATGTGCCTCAAGCTTCTCTACTCGCCTGAAACCCGCAAGGTGCTCGGCGCCCAGGGCACCGGCTACAGCGGCGTCGACAAACGTATCGACGTCATCGCCACCGCCATCAAGGCAGACATGACCGTGGACGACCTGACCGAGATCGAACACGCCTACGCGCCGCCCTACTCGTCGGCCAAAGACCCGGTCAACATGGCCGGCTTCGTCGCTCAGAACGTCCTTGAGGGCTTGATCAAAACCGTCAAATGGACCGACATCGAGACCAATCCCGCAGAGTACTTCCTGCTCGACGTGCGGACTCCGGCGGAATGCGCCAGCGGCGTCATGCCCGGCTCGGTCAACATCCCGCAGGCCGAACTGCGCAACCGGCTCGACGAAGTCCCCCGCGATAAAAAAGTCGTCCTTTACTGCCGCGTCGGGCTTATCGCCTACCAGGCAGCGCGGGTACTGGCCGGCAAAGGCTTTGACAATGTCTACAACCTGTCCGGCGGCTACGAAACCTGGAATGTATCGGTAACCAGACACAAGGCGGTAAAGACCACGCCCACACAACAGACAGAACACAAGGTTATTCCCATGACGCAACCGAGCAATGCGACCCCCTCCAAAATCGTCGAAGTCAACGCCTGCGGGCTGCAGTGCCCCGGACCGGTCATGCGGTTGAAGAAGGAAATGGATGTCCTGCAGCCGGGCGAGGCGCTGTCGATTACCGCCAGCGATCCCGGTTTTATGAACGATGCCCCGGCCTGGGCACGCAGTACCGGCAACGTGGTACGCGACATTTCGGTGCAAAAAGGCATCGTCAAAGCGGTGATCGAAAAAGCGGGCCAGGCACCCGAAGCGGTCCCTGTAGCCGCCGGCAACGACAAAACCATCATCGTCTTTTCGGGCAACCTGGACAAGGTCATTGCCAGCTTCATCATCGCCAACGGCGCCCTGGCCATGGGCCGCAAGGTAACCCTGTTCTTCACCTTCTGGGGACTTAACGCCCTGCGCAAGCCGAGCAAGGTGAAGGGCCTGCGCAAAAACATCATCGAAAAGGCCTTCGGCTGGATGATGCCTCGCGGCTCCGTCAAACTGCCCCTGTCCAACATGAACATGGGCGGCATGGGCAGCAAGATGATCCGCGGCATCATGAAACACCACAATGTCCCGGCCCTCGAGGAAATGATCGAAATGGCCATCCAGGGCGGCGTCAACATCGTAGCCTGCCAGATGTCCATGGATCTGATGGGCATCCGCAAGGAAGAGCTCATCGACGGCGTTCAAAGCGGCGGGGTTGCCGCCTATCTCGAAGCTTCGGAAAGCTCGGACAACAACTTGTTTATTTAA
- a CDS encoding arylesterase, whose product MNDAAPAAERFAMPTVRRIAPWSVALIGVALAMLAAGCRDRTPRLQPLPAQAVILAFGDSITAGNGAPGDASYPAKLQELTGWQTINAGVPGEISAEGARRLPGVLRRYHPDLVVLCHGGNDLLRRMASQTTVTHLATMIETIRHSGAQVVLLSVPRPGILPRPADFYQQVAEQYRVPLENEALTEILRDNALKSDLIHPNADGYRKLAEAVAAMLKRSGA is encoded by the coding sequence ATGAATGATGCCGCGCCGGCGGCAGAAAGGTTTGCCATGCCTACCGTTCGAAGAATCGCCCCATGGTCTGTTGCCCTGATCGGAGTGGCCCTGGCGATGCTGGCAGCAGGATGTCGCGACCGGACACCACGCCTACAGCCGCTGCCGGCCCAAGCCGTCATCCTGGCCTTTGGCGACAGTATCACCGCCGGCAACGGCGCACCGGGGGATGCCAGTTACCCTGCAAAATTACAAGAGCTTACGGGGTGGCAAACCATCAATGCCGGCGTCCCCGGTGAAATCAGCGCCGAAGGAGCCAGGCGGCTACCCGGAGTGCTGCGACGTTACCACCCCGACCTGGTGGTGTTGTGCCACGGCGGCAACGACCTGCTGCGCCGCATGGCCAGCCAGACCACCGTCACCCACCTGGCTACCATGATCGAAACCATCCGGCATAGCGGCGCTCAGGTGGTATTGCTCAGCGTGCCAAGGCCGGGCATCCTGCCCCGGCCGGCCGATTTTTATCAACAGGTCGCCGAGCAGTACCGGGTGCCCCTGGAAAACGAGGCCCTGACCGAAATCCTGCGCGACAACGCGCTCAAGAGCGACCTTATTCATCCCAATGCCGACGGCTACCGAAAATTGGCCGAAGCCGTTGCCGCCATGTTGAAACGCAGCGGCGCCTGA
- a CDS encoding ATP-binding cassette domain-containing protein: protein MALLSLQNVSLAFGGPALFEDVSLHVERGDRVGLLGRNGCGKSTLLRLIAGELKPDSGAVVCRQGVRIASLPQDVPADLTGTVYEEVLCGLGPVGQDLLRYHRLARLVRDGDESRLQALLESQQSLEASGGWPLEQLVGQVLSHLHLDGDVPVCDLSGGVKRRVLLARALVGEPDVLLLDEPTNHLDIDTIDWLESFLLRSSLTLLFVTHDREFLKALATRTVELDRGHLFDFACDYPTFLRRREETLHAEEQQWQRFDRKLAQEEVWIRQGIKARRTRNMGRVRELQRMREERLQRRNRTGKSRLQLQEASRSGKLVAELEGVCFGYGDKPVVKDLTTTIMRGDRVGIIGPNGVGKSTLLKLILGQLAPQQGQLRLGTNLEVLYFDQLREQLDPDATVQQNLSGDQDTVLVGGTPRHVYGYLQDFLFTPDRARTPVRILSGGERHRLLLAKLFTREANVLVLDEPTNDLDLETLELLEELLAEFSGTVLLVSHDRAFLDRVVTGTLVYEGEGRFVDYVGGYQDWLRQRPVPEPEPEPVAAKPAKPAKSKPERSRPRKLSFKERRELEGLPLRIEALETEQADLHEKLADPAFYKEQGDAVSAVRDRMTCLEEELAECFVRWEELEALAE, encoded by the coding sequence ATGGCTTTGTTGAGTTTACAGAATGTCAGCCTGGCTTTTGGCGGCCCGGCGTTGTTCGAAGATGTCAGCCTGCATGTAGAGCGCGGCGATCGCGTCGGATTGCTGGGGCGTAACGGATGCGGCAAATCGACCTTGTTGCGCCTCATTGCGGGTGAATTGAAACCGGATAGCGGTGCCGTGGTGTGCCGCCAGGGGGTACGGATCGCCAGCCTGCCGCAGGATGTGCCCGCGGATCTGACCGGCACCGTTTACGAGGAAGTTCTATGTGGGCTCGGGCCGGTTGGGCAGGACCTTCTGCGCTACCATCGCCTTGCCCGGCTGGTTCGGGACGGCGACGAAAGTCGGTTGCAGGCATTGCTCGAGAGTCAGCAGTCTCTGGAGGCGTCCGGGGGATGGCCGCTGGAGCAGTTGGTGGGGCAGGTTCTGTCTCACCTGCATCTGGATGGCGATGTGCCGGTGTGCGATCTTTCCGGCGGCGTCAAGCGCCGGGTGCTGCTGGCCCGCGCCCTGGTCGGCGAGCCTGATGTGCTGTTGCTGGACGAGCCGACCAACCATCTCGATATCGATACCATCGATTGGCTGGAAAGTTTCTTGTTGCGTTCGTCGCTGACCTTGCTGTTCGTTACCCATGACCGCGAGTTTCTCAAAGCTCTGGCGACCCGCACGGTTGAACTCGATCGTGGTCATCTGTTCGATTTTGCCTGCGATTATCCTACCTTTTTGCGCCGGCGGGAGGAGACGCTGCATGCCGAGGAGCAGCAGTGGCAGCGCTTCGACCGCAAACTGGCCCAGGAGGAAGTCTGGATACGCCAGGGCATCAAGGCGCGCCGCACCCGCAATATGGGGCGTGTGCGCGAGTTGCAGCGCATGCGTGAAGAACGTCTGCAACGCCGCAACCGGACCGGCAAGTCCCGCCTGCAACTGCAGGAGGCCAGCCGTAGCGGTAAACTGGTGGCGGAACTGGAGGGAGTCTGTTTCGGCTATGGCGACAAACCGGTGGTCAAGGATCTGACCACCACCATCATGCGCGGCGACCGGGTCGGTATTATCGGGCCGAACGGGGTCGGCAAATCGACTCTGCTCAAGCTGATTCTCGGTCAGCTGGCGCCGCAGCAGGGGCAACTGCGTCTCGGCACCAATCTCGAAGTGCTCTACTTCGATCAGTTGCGCGAGCAACTCGATCCGGATGCCACCGTGCAGCAGAACTTGTCCGGCGACCAGGACACGGTGCTGGTGGGTGGCACCCCGCGGCATGTTTACGGGTATCTGCAGGATTTTCTGTTCACCCCGGATCGGGCCCGTACGCCGGTGCGCATTCTGTCCGGCGGAGAGCGTCATCGCCTGCTGCTGGCCAAGTTATTCACCCGGGAAGCCAATGTTCTGGTGTTGGATGAACCGACCAACGATCTGGATCTGGAGACCCTGGAGCTGCTGGAAGAGTTGCTGGCCGAATTCTCCGGCACGGTGTTGCTGGTCAGCCATGACCGGGCGTTTCTCGACCGGGTGGTGACGGGTACCCTGGTGTACGAGGGCGAGGGCCGTTTTGTCGACTATGTCGGCGGCTACCAGGACTGGCTGCGGCAGCGGCCTGTGCCGGAACCGGAACCGGAACCGGTGGCGGCCAAGCCGGCCAAGCCGGCCAAAAGTAAGCCGGAGCGTTCACGGCCGCGCAAATTGAGTTTCAAGGAGCGACGCGAGCTTGAGGGATTGCCGTTGCGCATCGAGGCGTTGGAGACCGAGCAGGCCGATCTGCACGAGAAGCTGGCGGATCCTGCTTTTTACAAGGAGCAGGGCGATGCTGTGTCCGCGGTGCGCGATCGTATGACGTGTCTTGAGGAGGAGTTGGCGGAGTGTTTTGTGCGTTGGGAGGAATTGGAGGCGTTGGCGGAGTAA
- a CDS encoding DUF2238 domain-containing protein produces the protein MIPAVLLALYLVVFALLGIAPYDRGVWVAENLPIVAIVVLLVATYRKFRFSDGAYLMMACLIFLHTIGGHFTFERVPFDWVTDLFGFQRNHYDRMAHFTVGFYAFPCAELLLRRRLVSSRVVLLLFPIFFIVTVAAGYELFEWQYAVHADPGAGIAVLGSQGDIWDAQKDMLADTLGALVATALFAIVCRRPLAALPSAGQEQPPR, from the coding sequence ATGATACCTGCCGTATTGCTGGCGCTCTACCTGGTGGTCTTTGCCCTGCTTGGCATTGCTCCTTACGATCGGGGCGTATGGGTTGCGGAGAACCTGCCGATCGTGGCTATCGTGGTTTTGTTGGTGGCGACCTACCGGAAATTCCGTTTCTCCGATGGAGCTTACCTGATGATGGCCTGCCTGATCTTTCTGCATACCATCGGCGGGCATTTTACTTTTGAACGGGTACCCTTCGACTGGGTCACGGATCTATTCGGTTTTCAGCGCAACCACTATGATCGCATGGCCCATTTCACGGTCGGTTTTTATGCCTTTCCCTGCGCCGAGTTGCTGCTGCGACGACGTCTGGTGTCCTCTCGCGTGGTGTTGCTGCTGTTCCCGATCTTTTTTATCGTGACCGTGGCGGCCGGTTATGAGCTGTTCGAATGGCAGTATGCCGTGCATGCCGATCCCGGCGCCGGGATTGCCGTACTCGGTTCCCAGGGCGATATCTGGGATGCGCAGAAGGATATGCTGGCCGATACCCTCGGAGCCCTCGTCGCTACGGCGTTGTTCGCAATAGTGTGCCGCCGGCCGTTGGCGGCCCTGCCGTCAGCCGGGCAAGAGCAACCTCCCCGCTGA
- a CDS encoding DUF2721 domain-containing protein yields MSMDITTPALLFPAISLLLLAYTNRFLALAGVIRALAGRLAESDDVQVRRQIHNLRVRISLIKWMQGFGIVSILLCMISMLCLFVGREPWARLSFGVSMVLMVVSLGISIWETLLSGEALKHELQRCEMLAAKRAGTDPKQSL; encoded by the coding sequence ATGTCCATGGATATCACAACACCGGCTCTTTTGTTTCCGGCCATCTCGCTGTTGCTGCTGGCCTATACCAACCGTTTTCTCGCCTTGGCTGGCGTCATTCGGGCCTTGGCCGGTCGTCTGGCCGAGAGCGACGATGTGCAGGTTCGTCGACAGATCCACAATTTGCGGGTGCGCATCAGTCTTATTAAATGGATGCAGGGTTTTGGTATTGTCAGCATATTGCTTTGCATGATTTCCATGCTGTGCCTGTTTGTCGGCCGGGAACCCTGGGCCCGCCTGAGTTTCGGTGTCAGTATGGTGCTGATGGTTGTTTCCCTGGGGATCAGTATATGGGAGACGTTGTTGTCGGGCGAAGCTCTCAAGCACGAATTGCAACGCTGCGAGATGTTGGCGGCAAAGCGTGCCGGAACCGATCCAAAACAGTCTCTTTGA